The window GGTTGCGTGAGACTATAAAAGATTATGTATGTCGTAACTGGAAAAATTTAAGTGTCTATACTAGTGCTAAAAACGGGGATCCTTACCGCTCTGAAGAAGAGTACCGAGCAAGCATGCATAGTtcgacaaatatttaaatattcaaatttctatTGTAGAGTACAACCGCCTGCGCACGCTATACCGCCCCGACTTGGCCAAATTAAGTATAAGTAGAAaacgcataaaaaaaattccagaTACTGAATGGGCAATTTacccaaacattttaaaagttcaggaaaatataaataaaacacaaaaaaaaaaaattataacccgTACATGTAGGAAAatacaatagtttattaaaaaccatttggaaattattttaatatgatttaatagctattaataatttacttacaaaaaagtaatgatatcccaacaaaacatatattatgtaaaatgatagccaagttcaattaaataatatgctttggTTGTTGACTTCAATGACAAAAGAAGTGAGATTTAAATGGATGCCAAGTTCAATGGTCAGtcctgaaatttatttataacaacataaaatataatttcttcttaTCACTTAGGATAATGTTTTGAAGCCTAAGGTCTGACTTGGCTAATTTCCATATACGAATTATGTTATAGCCTTCGCAAGTTCTAAAGTTGTAAGTTCTTTTTTATCCTTCTAAAAATTTGGCTTGGTGGTAGAAACTAGCTATCGAACACAGTGCTCTTCCATGACTGTTTTGGTtggtacttaatatatatattcgtatatgACAACTTCAAAACATTGTCCTAAGTGAtaagaagaaattatattttatgttgttataaataaatttcaggaCTGACCATTGAACTTGGCATCCATTTAGATCTCACTTCTTTTGTCGTTGAAGTCAACAAccaaagcatattatttaattgaacttggctatcattttacataatatatgttttgttgGGATATAGTAATCTATAATCAGAGATTAAAAGTGTTGATTCCTAGGAATTTAACAGCAGTTCTGTTTggtgtaagtataattttactaaacttTAACTGCAGATTCTAAGTTAATTAGTTATCACtacttgtttttaaactaCTTGGCAGTTGGCACACTACTTCTTTACAACATTTGACAGATAATAGATTACAGAGGCGCCGAAAGTTGATTTTACCTATAACACGTTTCATAGATAAGTGGGTGGTTGGGtggatacaatataattgaagGCAAACACctactttttaaacaattatacctaattatttaagaatattttattttttgagtgtattgactcaaaataaaattgtcttaTTATGTGTTTCAAAATACATCGGCGCCTCTGAtagattacaattattatttattataagcctATTGTTtctacattattgttattttcatttaggTAGCACATTCTTAAAGGTTATATGACACTTAATTGCTGCCATATGGGTTAAGAATAATAGTTAAGAATAATGGCAAGGTTGAAACTGTCCATTGCTTATGCATGGCTGGATTAGGTGAATGTTGTTCACACGTAGGAGCAGtccttttttatttacagcatgcatttaatataaaaagtacaaaatcaGTAACAGATGTCTATGCATATTGGGCAGCACCATCTCTTGACAAATCTATCCCTAgtaaaataagtgaaataaattttaatcatccAAAGAACATGGCTTCCACACAATCCAAATTGAAACCAAAATCTAGTTACATACAAAAGTTACCTTTAACACTGAATgattcaaatacatttaaaaatttcttagGAAAATTACAAACCATTAATAGTCAAGCTAGGTAGTATCTTGAAAGTTGTAAcaccatttaatttaaaatttgtaaaaaataattttccaaaaagcttgacaaatatttttaaagatgagAATGCCACATTAAGTAGAGAGGAATTAATAGATATAGGttcaaaattagatttttctttaaattaaaattattgttctgATGTAGAGAAATCAACAAAGCTACAATCAGAATCTAATGGTTTATGTATAGAAGTGGCCGTATTACTGCTTCTAGAGCTAAGGACATATGTACTATTAAGTCATATGATTCAAATATTAgtcttttaaaaacaatatgctATCCATCAACAATACAGTTTAATAGCGCTGCTACCGATTGGGGTAAAATTCATGAAATTGATGGTAGAAATGCatacatagaaaaattaaaaaacgatcACATAAACTTTTCATTTACTATCTCTGGACTAATAATTAATCCAAATTTTCCATATCTTGGTGCCAGTCCAGATGGaataattaattgtgattGTTGTGGGAAAGGCTGTGTAGAAATAAAATGTCCTTATAGCTTAACcaaagacaaaaatataagaagTATGACCTATTTAACTAGTggaaagttaaataaaaatcatcaatataattatcaggTACAAACTCAGTTGTTGATATGTGGTGTCCCTTACGTTGATTTTTAGTATGATCATCATATGAAGATTGTTATATAGAACGTATTCAAATTGACTATGAAATATGTAATGAAATAGTGGCTAAATCAAAATGGTTTTCTTATGAAGCCATCTTACCAGAACTTCTAAGGCGGTATTTCACTAATACTGAAAGTTtgtcagtaaaaaataatatggaaataATGCAAAACACTAATACTGCTATAGAaccttataaatattgtacctgTAAGGAAGACAAAGGAGGTAAATCAATTATGTGTACACAGGAAAATTGCCCTAATCTTTGGTACCATTATGTATGTTTGGGAATTAAACGCAAACCAACATCAAAGAAAAGGAAATGCAAAGTTTgcaaataactttattaaagtgtacttttttatataaataggttttgaatgtacatatatatatattttttttaataaaattataataattttaacttaaaggTATAATTGAACTACACATATTTACTAATGCACAGCAAATCGTTACAATGGAATCTAGTTGACATGCCTCATAATCTTGATGTTTAAGAGTAGTTATTTGTACTGGaccatttaagattttaaattttgatctaGTAAGACCAATTATTCGCTCAACCTGAATTCTAACAGATGCAATTTTTCTGGTTTCTTCAACAGAACATGGATGCAACTGGGGTAAACCTTTTGTAAAAGCTGGAGTCTTTAATTTTGCACAGTGAAAACCAACACTTTCATTAATAGTAAATCCTCTGTCGGCCAAAACAACATCTCctggaattaaattattttaaaagttacaatTTTCAGTAATATGTTTATCACTAACTCTACCACCCCAACCATCTgatatatatgaaatacttcCCTGGGACTTATAgctataagatattttacagtatttttatttttgtataatgacCATGTTTGTgccttttcttttaaatttgatgttttttcTAAAGGAATCTCaaaacaatcaataataacaGCAACTGAATttccaaatatattaaaaaatgatcttGGCATTGTACTGCGTAGTTCTTCCCTCTCTGGccaatatattagatttttaaacatgTGTTCTAACAATATGACCACTTTCCTGAAAATAATAGATGCTGTTGAACATGTTACATTAAATCTGTGGTGATAGTGGCTTTTGTTGGCACACTATCAGCCAGACAAATTATGAGCTTCGAGCGAAACTCGAAGTCGGAGACAAGGTAACCACTACAAATAACAACAAGCTTGACGGgacaaaactttttatttggtAGGGAAACAGACTCGAGAgtaaagttattttacaataaaataaatacacggTTTAACGGGTATAGCGGTCGCGGAGACAATGTACGCGCGTTGTAGCGTCGGCGGTGTCGAAAAAACGGGCCAAGTCGCGTGACGGAACGGAAGTTAGTCGTGATGAGAACTCGGGACTTCACAGTTCGGATGTCGACAAAAGAGTGTCGAAACGGGAATCGCGAAATCCGCGTAACGGCCGTAACGAGCCGAGAAAAACGGATCGGTCGCTCGCGCAGGCTGGCGGGGGGTAGCGCGAGATCGCGCGTCGCTAAAATGCAcatacatagatataatacacaataatacaataataaaataatacaataatacgataatacaataataattgtgcgcTAACGCGGCGACGGTAAACACCGCGACAGTGCGTCCGCGGTGTAGTGGTGATAACCGTATCACCACAAATCTATATCCTAAATCAGTAAATGGaatatttaatcttaatttCATTAGAcacaataaaagtttttgaaattcattTAATCTCTGATTATTAGCAGTTAGTCCATGTTTAATTTGATccaatactaaattaaaaacagccATTGATTCCAGTCCTGTGTaataagttaacattttttcccgcccaataaatgttttctcagttaagttaaaataatctacttgattttgtaattcaaaacaCTTATCTCGTAAATTCTCCAACTCGTTGATAACATTTAGCTTAAGGTCAGTATTACAGGCTGTTCCACTTTCTTCAGTAGCATCATTCGATATATCATTTGGTACATCAATGCTCATATTGTGTTCAGAAGAATCAACCACATTTAATTGCGTACTATTTGGAAACAATTGGGTAGGTTTTAATTCCATTCTTCTACTTGCACGATTGTACCTTTTAATTGCAGGAGTAGTCGCTTTacctaatatgaaaaaaaaatagttaattaaaaatgtagaaaagaaatatgaaaaaattatttacttcttTCAGAGTTATAACCCATGCTTAAGGTTGGTATCCAATCTGgatttttatcatcattataattgGCTGGTttaccttaaaataaaataatttaaataaaaattataatttataatatacttgatgaatacttgtttaataatatgctatcaacctcatattttatagtgtagtaattttataaacaaatttaactaatacagcagctataggtacttatagattatagttattattaatttattcttatgtTTGTCCACATAATCACTAATGTGATAGTCTACAGATTAAATAGATCTTATAGtaacttttatataaagtCAGTCTCAGTTGTACaagtatgattattaattgtagtCTGTAGATGGATAGGTAGCATATTAGTCAAAGACAACTACCAAAGCAGTCACTAAGtaactattgtttatttacaaaaaaatatttaccagatttaaaatgaattgaaCAAATCCTCATGTTCTTCAACTGACTATCAAGAACATCAGTTCTGTGTAATGCGTTAAGCCACGCTGTTCgctgttttaataattgtgtttttaaatctGAGGCAGCATTCACTTTAACCTTCGGAAACCGGTAAAATGACAACGATTTGTCCAAGGTTTTGTTTCCACAACCGAAAACGGCACAAAGAGTcggcattttattaaaataataataacgaatttattcacaaacaacaaattaattcaaaGCTGAAAGAAGTGAAAACGTAGCAAGCTACAGCAGTATTCGTTGTTTGTTGGACCACCAATTAGTGATAACACATGATTAATAAGATaatgtaattgtttatatacagccctataatataatgaccaaGTACCAACTGTACAAATCAAACGTTTTTGGTACacatgtaataaataactaaatagcTTGGTCACTTTTtgcttaaacaatatttttatatatacctacttgatATTAACATACGAAAAGTGCCTAAATaacttgataattttttgCCAGAAAAATAGTTACGAAATCTGCAGTTAGTCAAAACTGCTTTTTTAtatctcataaaatattaatcatatcatTTGGTCAatttttctatacaataatatggttcaaataacacattttataaagttatttcacTTGGTCACTTCATACATGTAGTCAGTTTTTGCATGACGACGACGATATGgtgtaaatcaaaaattcacaGGGAACAGTTGTGCTTGATTTTATGGGATAtgaattctttttaaaatcatctatCACTACCCAATAATTTGGTTTTCGTTTACATACTGAATAGTAATGCCCAACAGCATTTCTAAGTCTACTAAGACCACTTCGATAATATCCGACTCCTCTTAGCTCAAATGTTTTTCCTGAACACACAATAATTTCAGGTatggaatttaattgtattttaaggtATGGGATTGCTTCTGTACTATAATCGAAGCtatcatctaaaataaaataaataggtacatattaaaacacatttaaaattttactattatttttttttcaaaccttCTGCCCATTTAAGTATTTCTATTATCAAGTGTAAATTTGACGCTGTGgttgttcttattttaaattcttgacATACATTTGTTCCATCTGTATATCCACATATTGaacttttcttattaattcttaacaaaacataattttgtagttcacTCAAATCTCCTGTGGTGTTATAAGTTAGATTCAATACAgaaatctttttattatttttacaatttttattcgtGCATGTTACAAGTTCTTCAACAGAAGGTAATTCACTTAACATTCCTTGAAATATACTTGTTGCGGTTGAATCACAAACTACTAGGTTAATAGTACTTAATTTTCGAATATCAAGATgcagttgttttaaaataatgttggcTCTTTCTGAATATGTTGAAGCTATTATGCCATGTTTAACAATTttggaaataaaacaaaaagaatCAGAGGAATCCataattttgtcaattttattggaatatagtatactatcaCAGTAAGCTACGGTAAATACTGATGTGAGTGTATCAAAAGCACAGGTATttgttaatactattttaccaatattatttactgtgaTGGCTTTTAGTTCTTCTGCTCTTGATCCATTTTTAGGGTTCCGTAcctcaaaagaaaaaaaacggaACCCTTATAGGATCACTTTGTTATCCGTCCGTCCGTCTTTCTGTCCGTCTGTCAAGACCGTTTTTCTCAGAAACGCGTGGATGTATCAAACTGAAATTTCTATATGATACTCAGGTCTACTGTCCCTGGAAGCTGTAGAAAAATCAACCATCTAAGCCAACGCAATCAAAAGATACAGCCATTTAGGCCGCAAATTTCCGCAAATTTTCGAAACTCGCACGGGAATCAAAACCTACAGGGTACTTCCCGTGAACTTAGAATCTTGAAATTTCGTACGAAGTCACGTCTTATAGTACAGATATAGGAAAAATTACGAATtccataaatttttagtttcatcatataaaaataaaatatttttgacaattttgaaaatttcaaagttaCTACTTCTTATCTAATGAACgcgttgataaatataattgtagttaCCGCAATGGCCGCAACTTACCTCTATGTATTGAGAGGAGACAAAATT of the Aphis gossypii isolate Hap1 unplaced genomic scaffold, ASM2018417v2 Contig00675, whole genome shotgun sequence genome contains:
- the LOC126554996 gene encoding uncharacterized protein LOC126554996, translating into MPTLCAVFGCGNKTLDKSLSFYRFPKVKVNAASDLKTQLLKQRTAWLNALHRTDVLDSQLKNMRICSIHFKSGKPANYNDDKNPDWIPTLSMGYNSERSKATTPAIKRYNRASRRMELKPTQLFPNSTQLNVVDSSEHNMSIDVPNDISNDATEESGTACNTDLKLNVINELENLRDKCFELQNQVDYFNLTEKTFIGREKMLTYYTGLESMAVFNLVLDQIKHGLTANNQRLNEFQKLLLCLMKLRLNIPFTDLGYRFVVIRKVVILLEHMFKNLIYWPEREELRSTMPRSFFNIFGNSVAVIIDCFEIPLEKTSNLKEKAQTCYKSQGSISYISDGWGGRVRDVVLADRGFTINESVGFHCAKLKTPAFTKGLPQLHPCSVEETRKIASVRIQVERIIGLTRSKFKILNGPVQITTLKHQDYEACQLDSIVTICCALVNMCSSIIPLS